One window of the Periophthalmus magnuspinnatus isolate fPerMag1 chromosome 6, fPerMag1.2.pri, whole genome shotgun sequence genome contains the following:
- the snapc5 gene encoding snRNA-activating protein complex subunit 5 isoform X1 has protein sequence MFISVSRLENFSLFNSDSCERVEFGIKMHSRLHELKKEAETLLRLKVTLQDQLNRLKFEEGALKSMINAMSEEREPEESPPHTQVKAPPHAQACINPDDEREINQTKLILNAAEDNGMEEEEDEDGELVPEEEEEEDY, from the exons ATGTTCATCTCAGTGTCTCGTTTAGAAAACTTCAGTTTGTTTAATTCAGACTCGTGTGAGCGCGTGGAGTTTGGAATAAAGATGCACAGCCGTCTGCACGAGCTCAAGAAAGAAGCAGAGACCCTCCTGAGATTAAAAGTGACTCTACAGGACCAGCTCAACAGACTCAAG TTTGAGGAGGGTGCGTTAAAATCCATGATCAACGCAATGTCTGAAgaaagagagccagaggagtcgCCTCCACACACGCAAGTGAAAGCACCACCACATGCACAG gccTGTATAAATCCAGACGATGAGAGAGAAATAAACCAAACCAAGCTCATACTGAATGCTGCTGAGGACAATGgcatggaagaggaggaggatgaagacgGTGAGCTCGTACccgaagaagaagaggaggaggattatTGA
- the snapc5 gene encoding snRNA-activating protein complex subunit 5 isoform X2 produces the protein MFISVSRLENFSLFNSDSCERVEFGIKMHSRLHELKKEAETLLRLKVTLQDQLNRLKFEEGALKSMINAMSEEREPEESPPHTQACINPDDEREINQTKLILNAAEDNGMEEEEDEDGELVPEEEEEEDY, from the exons ATGTTCATCTCAGTGTCTCGTTTAGAAAACTTCAGTTTGTTTAATTCAGACTCGTGTGAGCGCGTGGAGTTTGGAATAAAGATGCACAGCCGTCTGCACGAGCTCAAGAAAGAAGCAGAGACCCTCCTGAGATTAAAAGTGACTCTACAGGACCAGCTCAACAGACTCAAG TTTGAGGAGGGTGCGTTAAAATCCATGATCAACGCAATGTCTGAAgaaagagagccagaggagtcgCCTCCACACACGCAA gccTGTATAAATCCAGACGATGAGAGAGAAATAAACCAAACCAAGCTCATACTGAATGCTGCTGAGGACAATGgcatggaagaggaggaggatgaagacgGTGAGCTCGTACccgaagaagaagaggaggaggattatTGA